Genomic segment of uncultured Tolumonas sp.:
TAGCGATGCCAGGAGCATACTGAGGCCCTGGCGAACCGTCTTCCATACACCCCATTTCACCCGTCATCACACCAATCACACTGCCCTGTTCATTATAAATTGCACTCACAGCGGCTTGTGCGGTGAATATTTCAACACCTAAGTTAAGCGCTTCATCACCGAGCCAACGACACACCGAGCTGAGTTGAATTAATTGTTCTGGTTGCGAACTGCTATGTTTGAATGCTGGTGGTAACAACCAAGAAGGTAGTTTGATGGCACTTTTTTTAGTCAGCCAACACCGCTGGTTTGTGCTCACTGGTGTTAGCTTTGAATGAGAAGTTGCGAAATTTTGGAGTGATGTTAATGGTGCCAAATAATCTGCGGGTACAATCGCGCCAGACAATTGATGCGCGCCTATAGCAGCAGCTTTCTCCAGAACACAAACGGTTGTCGATGGTGAGAGCTGTTTGATGTGAATAGCCGCTGCCAAGCCAGCTGGACCAGCTCCAACGATTAATACATCGTAGATAAGCATTAAATCATCGTCGTTACTCAAGAGACTGGCTCCGCTATTTGCGCTACATTTTTATGATCAATCGCCTCACAAAACTGTGGTAATAACTCAAACATGTCACCCTGCAAAATGTAATCTGCCATCTGACAAATGGGCGCTGATACATCTTTGTTAATTGCGACAATGACTCGGCTTTGCCCTATGCCTGCCACATGTTGTGGAGCCCCTGATAGCCCGACAGCGATGTAGAGCTCTGGCGCAATATGAGAGCCCGTTTGCCCAATCTGACAAGTGAAAGGCACTAAGCCAGCATCGACAGCCCCACGCGTTGCACCAATCGATGCGGAAAGCCGAGACGCGAGCGGTTTGATCGTTTGCATAAACCGTTTGCCTAAAGGTCGACCGCCAGCAATAACAATTTTCGCTTCATCGAGACGCTGGCTCTGACTTGTTGCTTTTTCATGGTCCAGGGTCTTCGCTGCTAGTGACGATTCCGAAACAACCAATTTCTGCACTGGCATTGGCGTTAATCGTGAATTATGCAGATCAGGTAATGCAAAACGGCCCGCTTGAAGTGTTAGCAATAGACAAGCGTTACTGCCATTGGCACGTTCAATCCAACACCATGCCTGCTGATCGTAATATGCAGTCAGGAACGACGCGGGTAACTGTTGGTGGTTGTTTTCTCCAAACCCCACAATGTCTGCTACCAATGGTGAGCCTTCTTGACCAGACAGCACTCCCAGCGCAGTGACCATATCTAATTGATGCGGAATTACCATGGCTTGATACTTTATAAGTAACGGTTTTAGTAACTCAGCAAAAGTTGATGGCTCGGGCCAGTGAAAGCGCGATGACTCGGCGATCAAAAGTTCATCGATAAACGAAAATTGCGTCGTTTGCTGCCGCAAAGCTGGCATCTCTTCAGCGGTAGCCGCTAACAACAGATGCACGGGTAAGTGCCAGTGACTGACAGCTCCTAAAACACGTAGTGTCGCTTGTGTCAGTTGCCCTGCCGTGTGTTCGGCAATGACTAAAATACTCATAGTTGCACCCCTTGCTCAGTTAATCGACAGACTAATTCCTGCACGCTATTCACTTGCTGGCCTGTTTTTCGGCTGGGTGGCTGTTGCCAATTTTTGGCAATGAGTTCATTTTTCGCAGAGGTAATATCAATATCGTAAGGTTGTTTCGGTTTACGCTTGGCAGCAACTAAAGCTGGTAACGTAACATAACGGGGTATCGCTAAATCAAGTTCGGCACTGACGATGGCGGGCATAGCAATCGAGGCATGGCGCGATTGGGTAATACGACGTTGCAGAAAATTAAGCGTCGCCTTATCAATCGCCAATTCACTTACCGCTGTTGCCAACGGCCAACCTAACAAACCAGCTAATTGCCCAGCTAATTCACCTTTCTCTTCACCTAAAGCTAAACGCCCGAGTAATACCAAATGCGGGGAAAGATCGCCAATCAAGGTAACCAGCTGATCAGGAACCATACGTTTATCATGCGTTGCATTATTAAGAAGCAATGCCCTGTCCCCCCCCAGTGACAGGGCCCGCTCCACTGCGGCTACACCCGCAGAACTCGAATTTCCGACTACCACAACCTCTGCGGGTAGATCAGGATATTGATCTTTAAATTGCTGTCGCAACTGGATAGCTGCCTCCACTGCCACTTCATCAAATGGATTTAGCTGCCAGTTGAATGCAGCTAAATCAGGGGCACCCTGCATCAGCGGGAATGGCAGATTGCTATCTGGCACACTGCGGGCTAAGACAAGAATTTTCAGGCCATGTTGTAATAGCGATTCAGAGGTGGTTCCTTCCATCTGCAAACTCCTTTTGCGAGCTTATACGGCACCAACAGCAACACGATATTCAGAGTTTTGATTGCCATAACCCAGTAGGCGTCTGATCCACAGTGGCGGGTTGTGATTCATTCGCCACTGCAATGATGAAAGCACTTCATCAATCTCGCGTGAGGCTTCCATTTTTACTGGGAAAACGCCAGCATCGCGAATACGCACAGCAGCCAGATCATTCAGGCCAACGCAGAACATGACATCACATCCTTCTAAACTGGCGACACGCATTGACAGTTGATCGACTTCACTACCGCCTATCTCAGCCATACAGCAACCCCCTTTTTTACCGGTTCCATTGGGTTGTTTCGGGGCTGCTGCTGCGGCTTCGCTACGGCGTGGTGGTGATGCAAAGCGAGCAACGTCGATAAATTCGATGCTGTCATAACTGACGTCATAAAAAACAACCTGACGCGAGAATGAAAATGCGGAATCAACGTGGGTTAAGTTTTTGCTGCAAACAGCAACTTTCAAATGGCCGATTTTTTTCGACATTTCAGCTCTCCTTGACATCATTGGGGGGACATTGAGTTGTAAGCGATAGTTGGTTAGACATTTCAGAAGGCTGAGAGCCAGAACGGCATTCCCAGCGATCAAGCGCAGTAAGAGAAATGGCATTGATATACCGTTTATCTTCTGTGATAGAAAAAGGTGTTAATGCCTCCATCGGCACGACATAAAACCGATCATTTAAGCGCAAATGAAAATCGATAGGATGACAAAAACCATCGTCATAACGCGGGTTAAGTTGGATCACACAGAATCCATCGGTGACCTGATAGCGAGGGTTTTCACAATCTAAGCGCCAGTGGCGGTTGATATTCAAACCGGGGCGGAATTGACACAACACACGGTCTTCATCTTCAAAACCACGTAATTCCCCGATCAGATCGGTGAAATAACTTTGCAACATGGCATCGTGGTAAGCATCACCATATTGAGTTTGTGCGCGATTCAGATAATAAAATACAAGCGATTGCAGCAGCGCTAATCCGGTATCGGTTATTTTTAGAATCAGTGGATATTGGTTACTGTTGCAGCACAATTCAGTCACGTTGCTTCGCCGCTCAATTTGCCCGTCAGGGTGCAGCCATGCCACACGCACGATACGCAAAAGCCGGTAGGTTTCGGCGATAATTTTGTCCGCGATCTGTTTTTTCGGTAGCTGCTGATAACGTTGCCAACTGGTGACACCTTCCAGTGTTTGTGGTTGTTGTTGGCTGAAATAAGCCTCTAACAAATTCAGCGCAGACCAAGCACCTTGCAGTGATAGCAACATTGTTTGTTTGCCTGAGAATACAGCGTCACTCTGCACTTTTTGTATATCAGCACTACGCTTTTTTGCAGAATACATCTCTAATCCACGATATTCCGGCTGATGCCAGTGGCTACCGTGCGATTTACGAAATTCATCAAGCAAACAGACTAATGTTTCCATCGAATGACCCCTACATCACATACCAAAAAAGAGAGTCCGGCCTGAAGGCCGGAACTCGCCTGAAAAATGGTGCTTACCACGTATTCAGGATCCACTCTTTGTTATGGGTGTATTCCATGTGGGCAAACAAGGTGTTAGCAATTTGTTCTGCTAACTCCATGGCACCGCGATATCCCATTGTTGGTTTACGGTATAAACCAGCACGGTCGAAGGTTGGGAATCCAACCCGCACCATTGGAATGTTGTTGTCGATTGCCACGTAACGACCTTTGGAATGACCTAAGATCAGGTCAAGTTTCAGGCCATTTTTAACGCGGTTTTCCAGTTCCCACAGATCCGCGTTGAAGACGATTTCCATATCGAAATTCACTGATTTTTTCAGTTCAGCAATACGGGTGTCTTTTTTATAGCGTGAGTTGTCGTCACCTAACAGTAGCAACACAGGCTCCATTTCCATTTCCATACAGAACTCAGCCAGACCCAGCACTTGGTCCGCATGACCGAAAATGGCCACTTTTTTGTTGGCAAAGAACATGTGGGTTAAGTCAGCCAAGGCATCCAGTGCCAAACCACGCTCATGCACTAATGATTCAGGGATTGGTTTACCGGTCAGTTCGCTTAAATTTTGCAGCAACAGATCGGTATTTTTGATGCCATAAGGTGTAGCTGTTGGGATCATTGGTACTTCAAACTCTTCAAACAACGCTTTTGCGGCGGTGTCAGATTCGTAACGAGCCAAGCTGATAGTCCCAATCGCGTTAGCGCTGTTCTGGAAATCTTCTACCGTGGTGTTACCGCGAGTTTTGATCTCTTTACCTGGCAGCATTGGCGATTCGAAAGTGGTGGTATCCATAAATACCGTACCGTCGATCTGCATTTCAGACAGGTAGTGCTTCATCAGCTCTACATCACCAGGGTTAACAAAACCGGTGAACAGGTTAATTTTGCCAGTTGGTTTGCCTTTTTTGCCCAGTGTTTTCACCAGTGCTTTCATTGCTTCGTCGTAACCACTGACATGGCTACCTTTAAAGCTTGGTGTGTGCACAGCAACCAGATGAATGTCACGATCAGGGAACTCTTCTTTCAGTGCTTTGTTACACAGACGAATTGTTCCTTCGATGTCATCACCGATAACTTCGGTAGAACAGGTCGTAATGATCGGGATGATGCGCAGTTCAGGGTAGCGTTTCGCCAGCACCATCACGCCATCTTGAATACGCTGCACACCACCGAACACCGCAGAGTCTTCATGTAAAGATGAAGAAGCAATGTCAAAGTTTTCTTTAAAATGTTGTGCTAACAACAGACGCACAAACATACAGCAACCCTGACCACCGTGTACTAACGGGATACAATCCTGAATACCGATGCAGGCATATTGAGCGCCAGCAGGCTGGCAATCGAGCATTGGGTTAATAACCCCGGAACGCTCTTTTTTATGGGCGTTAACTTCGCCGCATTTCTTTTCGGTTGTTGTGCAATCACAAGACATATCTGATTCCTTTCTGATTGGGGAGCGAGACCGGATGCTCGCCCCCGTATTCAAATTTGTTAATTAATACAGTCTGTCGTTAAGCTCACGGTTCTTAGAACCGGTGATAACGGTGTCAGTCAATTTTGCGGCCAGACCATCGAGCATAAGGCTGATATCAGCAAAACTGGTTTCTTTCACCCAAGGGAAACGGGATTTGAAATCAGCAACCATCAGCTTGGCATCCGCCAGATGACAACGCGCATCAGGGGTCTCAGCATTCGGCTCTTCTCCGGCAAACAGTTTTTTTGCCTGCGCCATGATGCCGTCGATGTTTTCTTTGCGATCCCAGCTACGGGAGAAGAATTGCCACAGGCAGCGCTCTTGCACGTAGTTGTAAAGTTCAGTGATGTTCTGTTCCATTACACAGCCTCCTTCAGTGCAGCAGCAGTGCTGGATAAGTCGCGGATGTCAGTGCCTGCCAATTTGTGGATCGGGCTGCGCATCGCGTTGTAAATATCACGCGCCATGTTGACGAAGCCTTCAAAGCCCATGTACGGACCATTGTGGTAGGCATGACCGTTGATGTATGGCAGATGCAGTTTTTTCACCAATTCGCCGACGCGAGGGCCAGTGAAAATGATGTCTGGTTTCACCAGGTCGATGATTTCAAAGAACTCCAGTTCGTTCGCATCATCAAGGTAGTAAGTGCCTTCACGACCACGCGCCACTACTTTTTCAAAGTCTTCTTCATGACCGAATTTGGAAGACATGGCGACAAC
This window contains:
- a CDS encoding electron transfer flavoprotein subunit alpha/FixB family protein — its product is MSILVIAEHTAGQLTQATLRVLGAVSHWHLPVHLLLAATAEEMPALRQQTTQFSFIDELLIAESSRFHWPEPSTFAELLKPLLIKYQAMVIPHQLDMVTALGVLSGQEGSPLVADIVGFGENNHQQLPASFLTAYYDQQAWCWIERANGSNACLLLTLQAGRFALPDLHNSRLTPMPVQKLVVSESSLAAKTLDHEKATSQSQRLDEAKIVIAGGRPLGKRFMQTIKPLASRLSASIGATRGAVDAGLVPFTCQIGQTGSHIAPELYIAVGLSGAPQHVAGIGQSRVIVAINKDVSAPICQMADYILQGDMFELLPQFCEAIDHKNVAQIAEPVS
- a CDS encoding NifB/NifX family molybdenum-iron cluster-binding protein gives rise to the protein MSKKIGHLKVAVCSKNLTHVDSAFSFSRQVVFYDVSYDSIEFIDVARFASPPRRSEAAAAAPKQPNGTGKKGGCCMAEIGGSEVDQLSMRVASLEGCDVMFCVGLNDLAAVRIRDAGVFPVKMEASREIDEVLSSLQWRMNHNPPLWIRRLLGYGNQNSEYRVAVGAV
- a CDS encoding nitrogenase component 1 produces the protein MSCDCTTTEKKCGEVNAHKKERSGVINPMLDCQPAGAQYACIGIQDCIPLVHGGQGCCMFVRLLLAQHFKENFDIASSSLHEDSAVFGGVQRIQDGVMVLAKRYPELRIIPIITTCSTEVIGDDIEGTIRLCNKALKEEFPDRDIHLVAVHTPSFKGSHVSGYDEAMKALVKTLGKKGKPTGKINLFTGFVNPGDVELMKHYLSEMQIDGTVFMDTTTFESPMLPGKEIKTRGNTTVEDFQNSANAIGTISLARYESDTAAKALFEEFEVPMIPTATPYGIKNTDLLLQNLSELTGKPIPESLVHERGLALDALADLTHMFFANKKVAIFGHADQVLGLAEFCMEMEMEPVLLLLGDDNSRYKKDTRIAELKKSVNFDMEIVFNADLWELENRVKNGLKLDLILGHSKGRYVAIDNNIPMVRVGFPTFDRAGLYRKPTMGYRGAMELAEQIANTLFAHMEYTHNKEWILNTW
- the vnfG gene encoding V-containing nitrogenase subunit delta: MEQNITELYNYVQERCLWQFFSRSWDRKENIDGIMAQAKKLFAGEEPNAETPDARCHLADAKLMVADFKSRFPWVKETSFADISLMLDGLAAKLTDTVITGSKNRELNDRLY